A stretch of the Microbispora sp. ZYX-F-249 genome encodes the following:
- a CDS encoding GGDEF domain-containing protein, translating into MTVTGQTSARPRSAICSRSRWPLLAQPPALVSYVCAIVAFDAVLIAVLARSTAFHAPHLVMFAALTACGAVCIEATRRLGMPAGVSRDLLSAWWLPVAFLLPPVYALLAPIPMQILLQLRVRATVLYRRVFSAAAIGLAAASASAVFHRSIPVPSHLSSGEGGPIAVAAACAVLFTVLNTALIAVAAHASDPEGRWGEVLWDRERVLLDAVELCLGVLVAAVCGLNLALLLLVLPPVVLLQRSLLHAQLQAAARTDPKTGLLNAAAWQREADTEIVRAQRTGDTLALVLVDIDHFKKVNDTYGHLVGDQVLAQVAATLRTQLREYDVVGRFGGEEFVVLLPGADVHEARRVAERLRARVGRMVVPAEQATVTVTVSAGVAIMNVHGEDLIELLAAADLALYRAKELGRDRVCLPAAPVAPPPRSADGAAGAIP; encoded by the coding sequence ATGACGGTGACCGGTCAGACCTCGGCCAGGCCGCGAAGCGCGATCTGCTCGCGAAGTCGCTGGCCGCTGCTGGCCCAGCCGCCCGCACTCGTGTCCTACGTGTGCGCGATCGTGGCGTTCGACGCGGTCCTGATCGCCGTGCTGGCGAGGTCCACCGCGTTCCACGCCCCTCACCTGGTGATGTTCGCGGCGCTCACCGCGTGCGGTGCGGTGTGCATCGAGGCGACCCGCCGTCTCGGCATGCCGGCCGGTGTGTCCCGCGACCTGCTGTCCGCCTGGTGGTTGCCGGTGGCGTTCCTGCTTCCGCCGGTCTACGCCCTGCTCGCGCCCATACCGATGCAGATCCTGCTGCAGCTCAGGGTCCGGGCGACGGTGCTGTACCGCCGCGTGTTCAGCGCCGCGGCGATCGGGCTCGCGGCGGCCTCCGCCTCGGCGGTCTTCCATCGCTCGATCCCGGTTCCCTCGCACCTGTCGTCGGGGGAGGGCGGGCCGATCGCGGTCGCGGCGGCCTGCGCGGTGCTGTTCACGGTGCTCAACACCGCGCTGATCGCGGTCGCGGCGCACGCGTCGGACCCCGAAGGCCGCTGGGGCGAGGTCCTGTGGGACCGCGAACGCGTCCTCCTCGACGCGGTCGAGCTCTGCCTCGGCGTGCTCGTCGCGGCCGTCTGCGGGCTCAACCTGGCACTGCTGCTGCTCGTGCTGCCGCCCGTCGTGCTGCTCCAGCGGAGCCTGCTGCACGCGCAGTTGCAGGCCGCGGCCCGTACGGACCCGAAGACGGGCCTGCTGAACGCGGCCGCCTGGCAGCGGGAGGCGGACACGGAGATCGTCAGGGCCCAGCGGACCGGGGACACCCTCGCGCTGGTCCTGGTGGACATCGACCACTTCAAGAAGGTCAACGACACCTATGGCCACCTGGTCGGCGACCAGGTCCTCGCCCAGGTGGCGGCCACCCTCCGCACCCAGCTGCGCGAGTACGACGTGGTCGGGCGGTTCGGCGGCGAGGAGTTCGTCGTGCTGCTGCCGGGCGCCGACGTGCACGAGGCGCGGAGGGTGGCCGAGCGGCTGCGCGCCCGGGTGGGCCGGATGGTGGTCCCCGCCGAGCAGGCGACGGTCACGGTCACGGTCTCCGCCGGGGTGGCCATCATGAACGTGCACGGTGAGGATCTCATCGAGTTGCTGGCCGCCGCCGACCTCGCCCTCTACCGCGCCAAGGAGCTCGGCAGGGACAGGGTCTGCCTCCCCGCCGCCCCCGTGGCCCCGCCTCCCCGCAGCGCGGACGGCGCTGCCGGTGCTATCCCCTAG